Proteins encoded together in one Corallococcus soli window:
- a CDS encoding response regulator gives MSHRILVVEDDFYIRESIRELLQEEGHTVFCAENGAQALAALETLQPPPELILLDLMMPVKDGFQFRAEQRADARFAHIPVVVMSADPQLDSRRDVLTARSYLRKPLDIDQLLAAARAATAA, from the coding sequence GTGAGCCATCGCATCCTGGTGGTGGAGGATGACTTCTACATCCGGGAGTCCATCCGTGAGCTGTTGCAGGAGGAGGGGCACACGGTCTTCTGCGCGGAGAACGGGGCCCAGGCGCTGGCCGCGCTGGAGACGCTCCAGCCGCCACCCGAGCTCATCCTCCTGGACCTGATGATGCCGGTGAAGGACGGCTTCCAGTTCCGCGCCGAGCAGCGGGCCGACGCGCGCTTCGCCCACATCCCGGTGGTGGTGATGAGCGCCGACCCCCAGCTCGACAGCCGCCGCGACGTCCTGACGGCCCGCTCCTATCTGCGCAAGCCCCTGGACATCGACCAGCTGCTCGCCGCCGCAAGGGCAGCCACCGCCGCGTAG
- a CDS encoding discoidin domain-containing protein, which produces MQRFQSLLGALATFALIGCGAPEGAGFAEQRAGLDAPLLNVTLNKPATATSSQSPFQPSYAVDGNITDDASRWCPGIYTPTRQLDIDLQGTFDLVRMELYTGFRDTKPIQHYEIAYDDGTGWKLIPGASQTANASIAVSTTFTQTVTAKKVRLTCLDPLADNCRVKELWVFGSPHGGTANLAPVASAGPDAALTLPANSLGLSGSATDADGTVASLAWTQVDGPTATLSGANTATLSVSGLVAGVSTFRLTATDNQGATGFDDVRVTVTAPAVVTNVALNKPVSAGSSSTTYVPAFAVDGSLTTRWESSYSFLTHNYFDVDLQGPHELQGAELQLSTTATAAAAMTAFELQAWDGGCWKTIPGTVVDGNPLTTTFRTLSFTSPVITTKVRLVCKDAPYCRLREFKLMGTPNAVLPTGPTTCAAGQQTVARGPRYDAAVFLPEAYNDDRTTRWPLIISLHGIGGSTLTVDHTAVLANPEGLAKQFNSASFRAAMQAIVISPNQRAPVTNSGNGWFNVNTLLALLEDTKKNYRVDADRVYFTGLSGGANTSIDLALLHRDKLAAIVPIALTSTPTNSPNVCDLKPLPIWAFHGALDTPSRSTSIKVWLDTKCGAGVSAMRPVTVYPNGGHNGATWDTAYADLSLYTWLLQQRLSDRQ; this is translated from the coding sequence ATGCAGCGGTTTCAATCTCTCCTGGGCGCGCTGGCGACGTTCGCGCTCATCGGCTGTGGCGCGCCGGAAGGCGCCGGGTTCGCGGAGCAGCGTGCGGGCCTGGACGCCCCGCTGCTCAATGTCACGCTGAACAAGCCGGCGACGGCCACGTCCTCCCAGTCGCCCTTCCAGCCGTCATATGCGGTGGATGGGAACATCACGGACGACGCCTCGCGCTGGTGTCCGGGCATCTACACCCCGACGCGGCAACTGGACATCGACCTGCAGGGCACGTTCGACCTGGTGCGGATGGAGCTCTACACCGGCTTCCGCGACACCAAGCCCATCCAGCACTATGAAATCGCCTACGACGACGGCACCGGCTGGAAGCTGATTCCGGGCGCCAGCCAGACGGCCAACGCGAGCATCGCGGTGTCCACGACCTTCACCCAGACGGTGACGGCGAAGAAGGTGCGGCTCACCTGCCTGGATCCGCTGGCGGACAACTGCCGCGTGAAGGAGCTGTGGGTCTTCGGCTCGCCCCATGGCGGCACCGCGAACCTCGCCCCGGTGGCCAGCGCCGGGCCGGACGCGGCGCTCACCCTGCCCGCGAACAGCCTGGGCTTGAGCGGGAGCGCGACCGACGCGGACGGGACCGTGGCCTCGCTGGCCTGGACGCAGGTGGACGGCCCCACGGCGACGTTGAGCGGCGCGAACACCGCGACGTTGAGCGTGAGCGGCCTTGTCGCCGGGGTCTCCACCTTCCGGCTCACCGCCACCGACAACCAGGGGGCCACGGGCTTTGACGACGTGCGCGTGACGGTGACGGCTCCGGCCGTGGTGACCAACGTCGCGCTCAACAAGCCGGTCTCCGCCGGCAGCAGCAGCACGACGTACGTGCCGGCGTTCGCGGTGGACGGCTCGCTCACCACGCGCTGGGAGTCGTCCTACAGCTTCCTGACGCACAACTACTTCGACGTGGACCTCCAGGGGCCGCACGAACTCCAGGGCGCGGAGCTGCAACTGTCCACCACCGCGACCGCGGCCGCCGCGATGACGGCCTTCGAACTGCAAGCGTGGGACGGGGGCTGCTGGAAGACCATCCCCGGCACGGTGGTGGACGGCAACCCGCTGACCACCACGTTCAGGACGCTGAGCTTCACCAGCCCGGTCATCACCACGAAGGTGCGCCTGGTGTGCAAGGACGCGCCGTACTGCCGGCTGCGGGAGTTCAAGCTGATGGGGACGCCGAACGCCGTCCTCCCCACGGGCCCCACCACCTGCGCGGCCGGGCAGCAGACCGTGGCGCGCGGCCCCCGCTATGACGCCGCGGTGTTCCTCCCGGAGGCCTACAACGACGACCGCACCACGCGCTGGCCGTTGATCATCTCGCTCCACGGCATTGGCGGATCGACGCTCACCGTGGACCACACGGCGGTGCTGGCCAATCCGGAGGGGCTGGCGAAGCAGTTCAACTCGGCCAGCTTCCGCGCGGCGATGCAGGCCATCGTGATTTCGCCCAACCAGCGCGCGCCGGTCACCAACAGCGGCAACGGCTGGTTCAACGTCAACACGCTGCTGGCGCTGCTGGAGGACACGAAGAAGAACTACCGGGTGGACGCGGACCGCGTCTACTTCACGGGCCTGAGCGGTGGGGCCAACACCAGCATCGACCTGGCCCTGCTCCACAGGGACAAGCTGGCGGCCATCGTCCCCATCGCGCTCACCTCCACGCCCACCAACAGCCCGAACGTCTGCGACCTCAAGCCGCTGCCCATCTGGGCGTTCCATGGCGCGCTCGACACGCCGTCGCGCTCCACCAGCATCAAGGTCTGGCTGGACACGAAGTGCGGCGCGGGCGTGAGCGCGATGCGCCCCGTCACCGTCTATCCCAACGGAGGACACAACGGCGCGACCTGGGACACCGCCTACGCCGACCTGTCTCTCTACACCTGGCTGTTGCAGCAGCGGCTCAGCGACCGGCAGTAG
- a CDS encoding chalcone isomerase family protein, producing the protein MTGTALKMGARGFALGMLLLVGGVAHAGQAGGVDMPDSLQVEGRTLALTHMELKKKLFFNIYVWSLYMEEEPTCFKEAVASNSLKRLHFRFLRTITRDQLVGSFREGLRKNPAMREQTLNQSLEKLLSSLHDVRKGDDLVLTYLPGSGLHVSGGASGGVHIPGKPFADALFSSWLNTHPIFPQ; encoded by the coding sequence ATGACGGGGACGGCGTTGAAAATGGGGGCGCGAGGGTTCGCGCTGGGGATGCTCCTGCTGGTGGGCGGTGTCGCCCATGCGGGACAGGCGGGCGGGGTCGACATGCCGGATTCCCTCCAGGTGGAGGGGCGCACACTCGCGCTCACCCACATGGAGCTGAAGAAGAAGCTCTTCTTCAACATCTACGTGTGGAGCCTCTACATGGAGGAGGAGCCCACCTGCTTCAAGGAGGCCGTGGCCTCCAACAGCCTGAAACGACTGCACTTCCGGTTCCTGCGGACCATCACCCGGGACCAGCTGGTGGGCAGCTTCCGCGAAGGCCTGCGCAAGAACCCCGCCATGCGCGAGCAGACCCTCAACCAGTCCCTGGAGAAGCTCCTCTCGTCGCTCCACGACGTGCGCAAGGGGGATGACCTGGTCCTCACCTACCTGCCGGGCTCCGGCCTCCACGTCTCCGGCGGCGCCTCCGGCGGGGTCCACATCCCCGGCAAGCCCTTCGCGGATGCCCTCTTCAGCTCCTGGCTGAACACCCACCCCATCTTCCCCCAGTAG
- a CDS encoding OmpA/MotB family protein: MRTRLVLAALVALSTGCVSQGKFNEKALEAEGLTKNLTDEKAARTAAEAKIKALEEQQAALTQEKTALETRLNASESRLTSAAAERRALEEKNAQLAALNDELARNTKKLAQAKEELEKKSSEYENLAQSLKQEISDGKIELSEMKGRMTVQLKDKILFASGSARVGKEGQEALVKIADALKTVRGRIIRVEGHTDDVPTGGGQFPSNWELSLARAMAVVRSLQDSGVDPTSLSAAGYGQYQPIVANDTPEHKSQNRRIEIVLAPSLGGR, translated from the coding sequence ATGCGGACACGTCTGGTTCTGGCTGCCCTGGTTGCCCTTTCCACGGGTTGCGTCTCGCAGGGCAAGTTCAACGAGAAGGCCCTGGAAGCCGAGGGGCTGACGAAGAACCTCACGGACGAGAAGGCGGCGCGCACGGCGGCCGAGGCGAAGATCAAGGCGCTGGAGGAGCAGCAGGCCGCGCTGACCCAGGAGAAGACCGCGCTGGAGACGCGCCTCAACGCCTCCGAGAGCCGCCTCACCAGCGCCGCGGCCGAGCGCCGCGCCCTGGAGGAGAAGAACGCGCAGCTGGCCGCGCTCAACGACGAGCTGGCGCGCAACACGAAGAAGCTGGCGCAGGCCAAGGAGGAGCTGGAGAAGAAGAGCTCCGAGTACGAGAACCTGGCCCAGAGCCTCAAGCAGGAGATCTCCGACGGGAAGATCGAGCTGTCGGAGATGAAGGGCCGGATGACCGTGCAGCTCAAGGACAAGATCCTCTTCGCGTCCGGCTCCGCGCGTGTGGGCAAGGAAGGGCAGGAGGCGCTCGTGAAGATCGCGGACGCGCTCAAGACGGTGCGAGGCCGCATTATCCGCGTGGAGGGCCACACCGACGACGTGCCCACGGGCGGCGGGCAGTTCCCGTCCAACTGGGAGCTGAGCCTTGCGCGCGCGATGGCGGTGGTGCGCTCGCTGCAGGACTCGGGCGTGGACCCGACGTCGCTATCCGCGGCGGGCTACGGGCAGTACCAGCCCATCGTCGCCAACGACACGCCGGAGCACAAGAGCCAGAACCGGCGCATCGAAATCGTGCTCGCGCCCAGCCTCGGGGGGCGCTAG
- a CDS encoding TonB-dependent receptor domain-containing protein encodes MKTLACVVCVLLATGAAAQAPDAGVPAGDAGLPAGDAGVPTGVLTKPPALLRQVEATYPPEAAAQQLEGTVVMFIDISETGAVTNVEVTQPAGNGFDEAAIAAVKQFQFEPAEVDNVPAPVRIQYAYQFVFRAPEPPPEVATDGGVAEPQGPVNFSGKALERGTRKPLVGAEVVLTELDRSTVTDGEGRFSFRGVPVGTHPVVVVLGSYDRFRTQETIAEGQETQATYYVQRRIFSAYETVVRSDRERKEVTRTTIQVAEVQRIPGTQGDTLKVVQNLPGVARPAFNGGALVIRGTSPQESGVFLDGLRIPILYHFGGLTSVYNSELLEAVDYLPGNFSAYYGNITGGVINVRSREPRTDRLHATVGISLIESNAVVEGPITDTLSFAIGGRRSYIDVVLKAVPFDDDSLQVAPRYYDAQAKLVWKPNKRHTFTLQGLTSRDRLALLLDQPADDDPTVNGGLDVTTGFNQLRLRHQYREGKLTLDTHALVGNTLLDFAIGERGLRIASTDLFLRPTIEYVFNDTVAVAGGLDVVTNLAQVTASIQQPPREGEPPSPLVTEDLINIDGTFSQYYPSAWAEVRWRPVKELLVVPGIRTESYIFTEQQEVKHSVNPRLAVRYALTESLTLKGGAGVYHSPPTQDEPSPGFGNPDLGAKRSLQYSVGAEWQARPEWFVGSEVFYNDLDDLIVRSNARIIRDGESVPEVLKNGGVGRIYGFELLVRRALTDRLFGWISYTLSRSERRDAPDARWRLFDNDQTHVLTAIASYKLPKGWEVGARFRLASGNPTTPVEGARRDDTTDVFIPYYGAINSQRLPSFNQLDIRVDKSFIFDTWNLNVYLDLTNAYNNQSVEGVAYNYNYSQREFFKGLPILPILGAKGSF; translated from the coding sequence ATGAAAACGCTCGCTTGCGTCGTCTGTGTATTGCTTGCGACCGGGGCTGCAGCTCAGGCCCCGGACGCAGGTGTTCCCGCTGGTGATGCCGGCCTCCCCGCTGGCGATGCCGGCGTTCCCACCGGGGTGCTGACGAAGCCACCCGCGCTCCTGCGCCAGGTCGAAGCGACCTATCCGCCGGAGGCCGCCGCCCAGCAGTTGGAGGGCACGGTGGTGATGTTCATCGACATCTCGGAGACGGGCGCCGTCACGAATGTCGAGGTCACCCAGCCCGCCGGCAACGGCTTCGACGAGGCGGCCATCGCCGCGGTGAAGCAGTTCCAGTTCGAGCCCGCGGAGGTGGACAACGTCCCCGCGCCGGTGCGCATCCAATACGCCTACCAGTTCGTGTTCCGCGCGCCGGAGCCGCCCCCGGAGGTCGCCACCGACGGCGGCGTCGCGGAGCCGCAGGGCCCGGTGAACTTCAGCGGCAAGGCGCTGGAGCGCGGCACGCGCAAGCCGCTGGTGGGCGCGGAGGTGGTGCTGACGGAGTTGGATCGCTCCACCGTGACGGACGGCGAGGGCCGCTTCTCCTTCCGGGGCGTCCCGGTGGGCACGCACCCGGTGGTCGTGGTGCTGGGCAGCTATGATCGCTTCCGCACGCAGGAGACCATCGCGGAGGGGCAGGAGACGCAGGCCACGTACTACGTGCAGCGGCGCATCTTCAGCGCGTACGAGACGGTGGTGCGAAGCGACCGCGAGCGCAAGGAGGTGACGCGCACCACCATCCAGGTGGCGGAGGTGCAGCGCATCCCGGGCACGCAGGGCGACACGCTCAAGGTGGTGCAGAACCTGCCGGGCGTGGCGCGGCCCGCGTTCAACGGCGGCGCGCTGGTCATCCGTGGCACCAGCCCCCAGGAGTCCGGCGTCTTCCTGGACGGCCTGCGCATCCCCATCCTGTACCACTTCGGTGGGCTCACCTCCGTGTACAACTCGGAGCTGCTGGAGGCGGTGGACTACCTGCCCGGCAACTTCTCCGCGTACTACGGCAACATCACCGGCGGCGTCATCAACGTGCGCAGCCGCGAGCCGCGAACGGACCGGCTGCACGCCACGGTGGGCATCAGCCTCATCGAGTCCAACGCGGTGGTGGAGGGCCCCATCACGGACACGCTGAGCTTCGCGATCGGCGGCCGGCGCTCGTACATCGACGTGGTGCTCAAGGCGGTGCCGTTCGACGACGACAGCCTCCAGGTGGCGCCGCGCTACTACGACGCGCAGGCGAAGCTGGTGTGGAAGCCGAACAAGCGCCACACCTTCACGCTGCAGGGGCTCACGTCGCGCGACCGGCTGGCGCTGCTGTTGGATCAACCGGCGGACGACGACCCCACCGTCAACGGGGGCCTGGACGTGACGACGGGCTTCAACCAGCTGCGCCTGCGGCACCAGTACCGCGAGGGCAAGCTGACGTTGGACACGCACGCGCTCGTGGGCAACACGCTGCTGGACTTCGCCATTGGCGAGCGCGGCCTGCGCATCGCGTCCACGGACCTGTTCCTGCGTCCCACGATTGAGTACGTGTTCAACGACACGGTGGCGGTGGCCGGCGGCCTGGACGTGGTGACGAACCTGGCGCAGGTGACGGCGAGCATCCAGCAGCCGCCGCGCGAGGGTGAGCCGCCGTCTCCGCTGGTGACGGAGGACCTCATCAACATCGACGGGACCTTCTCCCAGTACTACCCGTCCGCGTGGGCGGAGGTGCGGTGGCGGCCGGTGAAGGAGCTGCTGGTGGTGCCGGGCATCCGCACGGAGAGCTACATCTTCACGGAGCAGCAGGAGGTGAAGCACTCGGTGAACCCCCGGCTGGCGGTGCGCTACGCGCTCACGGAGTCGCTGACGCTGAAGGGCGGCGCGGGCGTCTACCACAGCCCGCCGACGCAGGATGAGCCGTCACCGGGGTTCGGCAACCCGGACCTGGGGGCGAAGCGGTCGCTCCAGTACAGCGTGGGCGCGGAGTGGCAGGCGCGGCCGGAGTGGTTCGTGGGCAGCGAGGTCTTCTACAACGACCTGGACGACCTCATCGTGCGCTCCAACGCGCGCATCATCCGCGACGGCGAGTCGGTGCCGGAGGTGCTGAAGAACGGCGGCGTGGGACGCATCTACGGCTTCGAGCTGCTGGTGCGCCGGGCGCTGACGGACCGGCTGTTCGGCTGGATTTCGTACACGCTCAGCCGCAGCGAGCGGCGGGACGCGCCGGACGCGCGCTGGCGCCTGTTCGACAACGACCAGACGCACGTGCTGACGGCCATCGCCAGCTACAAGCTGCCGAAGGGCTGGGAGGTGGGCGCGCGCTTCCGCCTGGCGTCCGGCAACCCGACGACGCCGGTGGAGGGCGCGCGGCGCGACGACACGACGGACGTGTTCATCCCGTACTACGGGGCCATCAATTCGCAGCGGCTGCCGTCGTTCAACCAGTTGGACATCCGCGTGGACAAGAGCTTCATCTTCGACACGTGGAACCTGAACGTCTACCTGGACCTGACGAACGCCTACAACAACCAGTCCGTCGAAGGCGTGGCCTACAACTACAATTACTCTCAGCGCGAGTTCTTCAAGGGCCTGCCCATCCTGCCCATCCTCGGCGCCAAGGGGAGCTTCTGA
- a CDS encoding Hsp70 family protein: protein MRACGLDFGTSNTALALPDGTVLPLQPHTPEPRLFRSVLFFAEDEKEIFAGADAINRYLEDNNGRFIQSVKSFLHSTSFRATQVKGRTFTIEDLVAILLRRVRESAGAHLGEPPDAVVMGRPAVFTPDPEADALAEKRLRKAAELAGFTHVQFLIEPIAAALAYEARLTRDELVLVADFGAGTTDLTLMKLGPSRRGNLDRRPDVVGSTGVRIGGDRFDAEIMRHKLLPRFGAGSTYKVKGFSHKRLPIPQHVMAKLLNWHEMSFIREKSTQELLEVMLDTSDHPAEIEALYDLVMDNLGYRLFRSIEAAKVRLSSEDVATIDFDEGRIRLHEPITRAEFDTASRALLDELAQCTEGLLAKHPEARDIDAVFLTGGSSQIPAVRELYVKRFGEDRVRTADAFTSVAEGLGRASSWLAG from the coding sequence ATGCGCGCCTGCGGACTCGACTTCGGAACCAGCAACACCGCCCTGGCCCTGCCGGATGGCACCGTGCTGCCCCTGCAACCCCACACGCCGGAGCCGCGTCTGTTCCGCTCCGTGTTGTTCTTCGCGGAGGACGAGAAGGAGATCTTCGCGGGCGCGGACGCCATCAACCGCTACCTGGAGGACAACAACGGGCGGTTCATCCAGTCCGTGAAGTCCTTCCTGCACAGCACGTCCTTCCGGGCGACGCAGGTGAAGGGGCGCACGTTCACCATCGAGGACCTGGTGGCCATCCTGCTGCGCCGTGTGCGCGAGTCGGCCGGGGCGCACCTGGGCGAGCCACCGGACGCGGTGGTGATGGGGCGGCCGGCGGTGTTCACGCCGGATCCAGAGGCGGACGCCCTGGCGGAGAAGCGGCTGCGCAAGGCGGCGGAGCTGGCGGGCTTCACGCACGTCCAGTTCCTCATCGAGCCCATCGCGGCGGCGCTCGCGTACGAGGCGCGGCTGACGCGCGACGAGCTGGTGCTGGTGGCGGACTTCGGCGCCGGCACCACGGACCTGACGCTGATGAAGCTGGGGCCGTCGCGCCGGGGGAACCTGGACCGCAGGCCGGACGTGGTGGGGTCCACGGGCGTGCGCATCGGTGGTGACCGGTTCGACGCGGAGATCATGCGGCACAAGCTGCTGCCGCGCTTCGGGGCGGGGTCCACGTACAAGGTGAAGGGCTTCAGCCACAAGCGGCTGCCCATCCCGCAGCACGTGATGGCGAAGCTGCTGAACTGGCATGAGATGTCCTTCATCCGGGAGAAGTCCACGCAGGAGCTGCTGGAGGTGATGCTCGACACGAGCGACCACCCGGCCGAAATCGAAGCGCTCTACGACCTGGTGATGGACAACCTGGGCTACCGGCTGTTCCGGTCGATTGAAGCCGCGAAGGTGCGGCTGTCGAGCGAGGACGTGGCGACCATCGACTTCGACGAGGGGCGCATCCGCCTGCACGAGCCGATCACGCGCGCCGAGTTCGACACGGCGAGCCGGGCGTTGCTGGATGAACTCGCGCAGTGCACCGAAGGGCTGTTGGCGAAGCACCCGGAGGCCAGGGACATTGACGCCGTGTTCCTGACGGGTGGTTCATCACAGATTCCCGCCGTGCGGGAGCTGTACGTGAAGCGCTTCGGTGAGGACCGCGTGCGCACCGCGGATGCCTTCACCTCCGTGGCGGAGGGTCTGGGACGCGCGTCCTCGTGGCTCGCGGGGTGA
- a CDS encoding RNA polymerase factor sigma-32, translating into MQASNSFSSADSLSTYLSEINQYPLLSPQEEQALSRSFRAGDLSAGHHLVTSNLRFVVKVAYEYRSYGLKMSDLIQEANIGLMKAVQKFDPEKGIRLISYAVWWIRAYIQNYVLRNWSLVKLGTTQAQRRLFFSLARTRRELEKLGAGDGHIVNAEEIARKLNVKPTEVREMEQRMGGRDLSLDAPVGEDGDATHLDFVESESASHADEVADRQQAGLTRTLVQRALTRLDPRERFIIEQRVMSDSEMTLSELGEHFGFSRERARQLEIRAKDKLKAELANLMAEAGLDQAELAA; encoded by the coding sequence ATGCAGGCTTCCAACTCCTTCTCTTCTGCTGACTCGCTCTCCACGTACCTCTCGGAGATCAACCAGTACCCGCTGCTGAGCCCGCAGGAGGAGCAGGCGCTCTCCCGCAGCTTCCGCGCCGGCGACCTGTCCGCGGGCCACCACCTGGTGACGAGCAACCTGCGCTTCGTGGTGAAGGTGGCGTACGAGTACCGCTCCTACGGCCTGAAGATGTCGGACCTCATCCAGGAGGCGAACATCGGCCTGATGAAGGCCGTGCAGAAGTTCGACCCGGAGAAGGGCATCCGCCTCATCTCCTACGCGGTGTGGTGGATCCGCGCGTACATCCAGAACTACGTGCTGCGCAACTGGAGCCTGGTGAAGCTGGGCACGACGCAGGCGCAGCGCCGGCTGTTCTTCAGCCTGGCCCGCACCCGCCGCGAGCTGGAGAAGCTGGGCGCCGGCGACGGCCACATCGTCAACGCGGAGGAGATCGCCCGCAAGCTGAACGTGAAGCCCACGGAAGTGCGTGAGATGGAGCAGCGCATGGGCGGCCGGGACCTGTCCCTGGACGCGCCGGTGGGTGAGGACGGGGACGCGACGCACCTGGACTTCGTCGAGTCCGAGTCCGCCTCCCACGCGGACGAGGTCGCGGACCGGCAGCAGGCGGGCCTCACCCGCACGCTGGTGCAGCGCGCCCTGACGCGCCTGGACCCGCGCGAGCGCTTCATCATCGAGCAGCGCGTGATGAGCGACTCGGAGATGACCCTGAGCGAGCTGGGCGAGCACTTCGGGTTCTCCCGCGAGCGCGCCCGTCAGCTGGAGATCCGCGCCAAGGACAAGCTGAAGGCGGAGCTGGCGAACCTGATGGCCGAGGCGGGCCTGGACCAGGCCGAGCTGGCCGCGTAA
- a CDS encoding CHAD domain-containing protein, whose translation MPPPTPIRGLGPDTALGDAARRILAGRLADARHPEAQLDGELDEDGVHDMRVATRRLRAALQVFQATGKLTRLEADVKRLQDALGGVRDLHVQDAWLGSAVKGKKDTAKALDGLRKTHLSGLKAKEKTLRAELERWSERTVPRLLKKLDSLEDDHRFAGKRVRGHLRQRLRRVEKRLERYADAPDATSAHALRKDLKKLRYELEIYQPAFRRTVGALLEVLVPLQDGLGELHDADVRLELFERAAAEAPPGQRKAARKLLPQAREERAERSAEIAREVQRWHAEAIPKRLRKALT comes from the coding sequence ATGCCCCCTCCCACTCCCATCCGGGGCCTGGGCCCCGACACCGCGCTGGGCGACGCCGCCCGCCGCATCCTCGCCGGCCGGCTCGCGGACGCCCGCCACCCCGAAGCGCAGCTCGACGGTGAGCTGGACGAGGACGGCGTGCACGACATGCGCGTGGCCACCCGCCGCCTGCGCGCCGCGCTCCAGGTGTTCCAGGCCACCGGCAAGCTCACCCGGCTGGAGGCGGACGTGAAGCGCCTCCAGGACGCCCTGGGCGGCGTGCGCGACCTGCACGTCCAGGACGCGTGGCTGGGCAGCGCCGTGAAGGGCAAGAAGGACACGGCCAAGGCGCTGGACGGGCTGCGCAAGACGCACCTGTCCGGCCTGAAGGCGAAGGAGAAGACGCTGCGCGCGGAGCTGGAGCGCTGGTCGGAGCGCACCGTGCCGCGCCTGCTGAAGAAGCTGGACTCGCTGGAGGACGACCACCGCTTCGCCGGCAAGCGCGTGCGCGGCCACCTGCGCCAGCGCCTGCGCCGCGTGGAGAAGCGCCTGGAGCGCTACGCGGACGCCCCCGACGCCACGTCCGCCCACGCCCTGCGCAAGGACCTGAAGAAGCTGCGCTACGAGCTGGAAATCTACCAGCCCGCCTTCCGCCGCACCGTGGGCGCGCTGCTGGAGGTGCTGGTGCCCCTCCAGGACGGGCTGGGCGAACTGCACGACGCGGACGTGCGGCTGGAGCTGTTCGAGCGCGCCGCCGCCGAGGCCCCACCCGGTCAGCGCAAGGCCGCGCGCAAGCTGCTGCCCCAGGCCCGGGAGGAGCGCGCGGAGCGCTCCGCCGAAATCGCCCGGGAGGTGCAACGCTGGCACGCGGAGGCCATCCCCAAGCGCCTGCGCAAGGCATTGACCTGA